GTGAACGACACTTTGCAGTACGCCCGGGTTTTGGCCCTTGCCGGCGATGTACCCGGTGCGGTGGCCAAGGCCGTCTCGACATTTGATGCCCCTCCAAAGGAAAAGGCACCCATCATGATGGCCTGCCTCTATGAAATTGTCCCAGCGGGCCTTGGCAAGGGGCACGACATCGAATTGGCGGATTTGCTTGAAAAATCGATCTCCCAGCACATGCAAGTGCAGGTAGATCCGGGTTCTGCCGCCGGGCGCACGTTCTTGGAAACATCGCCGATCCACATCGGCAAGGCGTGGGAGCGGGTCATGCAGATCTATGCGAAGGCGGGCCGAGACGACCTCCTCCGCAAGGCGATTGAGCGGCGCGACAAAATGGCCGACAAGGCGGGGAAGGTTTAGTCGCCATGGCCTACCGGAAGCTGTTGGATGGAATGCGCGGCCTGCGTGCCGTCGTCGTCGGCGATGTGATGCTGGACGAGTACATCGTGGGCACAGTGGATCGCGTTTCCCCCGAGGCACCCGTCATGGTCGTCAAAAAGCGAAGTTCCCGCTGGGTTCCTGGCGGTGCCGCTAACGTCGCCAAGAACATTTCCGCCTTGGGCGGGTTTGCGATCGTGTTGGGCGTGGTGGGGGATGATTCGGCCGGAGAACTCCTGGCCGGGAAGTTTGAGACGGATCAGGGGGTGAACTGCAACCTGGTGGTGGACAAAAGCCGGGTCACCACCCGAAAAACCCGGGTTGTGGCCAACCACTCGCACCAGGTTTTGCGCATCGACGAGGAAGAGACGTCGCCGATCAGCCCGGTTTTGGAAGACCGGGTGCTGGAATCTTGGCTGAAATGGCTGGACACGGCCGACGTTTTGGTTCTGAGCGATTACCGCAAAGGTCTGCTGACCCCCAAAGTCTGTTCCGTCCTCATCGGTGCTGCCAGGCAAAAAGGGATTC
This window of the Armatimonadota bacterium genome carries:
- a CDS encoding D-glycero-beta-D-manno-heptose-7-phosphate kinase, with the protein product MAYRKLLDGMRGLRAVVVGDVMLDEYIVGTVDRVSPEAPVMVVKKRSSRWVPGGAANVAKNISALGGFAIVLGVVGDDSAGELLAGKFETDQGVNCNLVVDKSRVTTRKTRVVANHSHQVLRIDEEETSPISPVLEDRVLESWLKWLDTADVLVLSDYRKGLLTPKVCSVLIGAARQKGIPALANAKPGSVGCFAGAQLVSLNRGEAGEVVGRRPTSRNEASAMGRDLATATQSDAVLVTMGEEGLVSWSASGVFEIPAPQVEAYDVAGAGDTVLATVSLGLAKKGYDREVFELAAEVGAKVVQHIGVAVPSSKDLDAIRSL